A portion of the Etheostoma cragini isolate CJK2018 chromosome 13, CSU_Ecrag_1.0, whole genome shotgun sequence genome contains these proteins:
- the LOC117955636 gene encoding proto-oncogene DBL isoform X2, whose product MAESNPLRGFPRLRRAATSFPEKLHLVLVLHPSGLFSSAPSPSSSTDLGFRFSQDDFLLKMPVVMLRSVGDLLRYIDENHLTSDFTAKVEYCQSDWIVLRTAIETFAVTVKEIAQLLQGFGSELSESELPDEASAIEFLLHSHTHRYRQMKDDIRSVLKEGRLLLSNLETVKASKRNVEEERDLKSDLDTVQRLLTQLRDMEEAFDGFFEKHHLKMQQYLQLLHYEMSFHQMEEVLERITNQEMDIASVGTTVVQTEQLLSDLAVLDTHAQEEMARAQVVVLHGHQLATNHHYALALIIQRCNELRHHCDIITTSIRTKRASLTRARDLLRRLEEALRWCDEGAYLLASQMVDKFQTREGAQEALQYLSFHQERAPSSLKNSQDILSLEFEAILTPQLQSQISIVTEKLNSMQSMIRNREQCLKKLADVQVRPIQLVAPRPEPDPTLQRCKSPLFSPKHGVDFNVLNSKFSFDLLPGKRAARRNNSQRKIEVMHDFQGNCSSLYGSTTETDSEAEDNPEQVTRHIMKELIATERIYVDELLSVLLGYRAEMEDPSMSNLLPSALCSQKDVLFGNMPEIYQFHSRIFLQDLQGCLETPERVGTCFLQRKKKFQVYERYCQNKPSSELLWRQCSDLPFFQECQNKLDHKLGLNSYLLKPVQRLTKYQLLLKELLKHCTEERYRHELQEALNSMLELLKSVNDSMHQIAITGYQGDLSQLGRVVLQGGFSVWISHKRAAVRMKELARFKPMQRHLFLYDLALLFCKRRDDDTHDRTPFYSFKSCLRMSAVGITENVKGDVKKFEIWYSGREVVYIVQAPTLEIKVAWLTEIRKILTNQKKMRRDNPPSDSASEMCVSWGGASVRGCSACLTVPHSSSATSHSHVHQWEESIQTSPAHSEPVVNSPRRTWPVSAHSVAICEGLEDWGAATDLSNISDSDEEDQPAPLVAGRYRVMVESSMASTDDIVFNCGDVIQLLHEELSGMWMVKNISRGEEGRVLSEDLHRILGETC is encoded by the exons ATGGCCGAGTCCAACCCGCTGCGGGGCTTCCCCCGTCTGCGCAGGGCCGCG ACATCATTTCCAGAAAAACTGCATTTGGTCTTGGTTCTCCACCCCTCCGGCTTGTTTAGCTCTGCCCCGAGTCCGTCTTCCAGCACTGACCTGGGCTTCCGCTTCAGCCAGGATGACTTCCTGTTAAAGATGCCG GTGGTGATGCTGCGTTCAGTTGGTGACCTGCTGCGCTACATCGATGAAAACCACCTGACATCAGACTTCACTGCAAAAGTGGAGTACTGCCAAAGTGACTGGATCGTCCTCCGCACG gcaaTTGAGACCTTTGCAGTGACAGTGAAGGAGATCGCCCAGCTGCTGCAAGGCTTTGGATCAGAGCTATCTGAGAGCGAACTTCCGGATGAAGCTAGTGCCATTGAGTTCCtgctgcactcacacacacaccgataCAGACAGATGAAG gaTGATATCCGGAGCGTGCTGAAAGAAGGACGGCTGCTGCTGTCCAACCTGGAGACTGTCAAGGCCTCTAAGAGAAAtgtagaggaggagagggaccTAAAGTCAGACCTGGACACTGTTCAGAG gctCCTGACTCAGCTCAGAGACATGGAGGAGGCGTTTGATGGCTTCTTTGAGAAACACCACCTGAAGATGCAGCAATACCTCCAGCTGCTGCATTATGAAATGAGTTTCCATCAG atGGAAGAGGTACTGGAGAGGATCACTAACCAGGAGATGGACATTGCCTCTGTGGGAACCACGGTGGTGCAGACGGAACAGCTGTTGTCGGACCTGGCCGTGCTGgacacacacgctcag GAGGAGATGGCTCGTGCCCAGGTGGTTGTCCTCCATGGCCACCAGTTGGCCACCAACCATCATTACGCCCTGGCGCTCATCATCCAACGCTGCAATGAGCTGCGtcatcactgtgacatcatcaccacGTCCATACGCACCAAGCGGGCCTCCCTTACCCGAGCACGTGACCTGCTGCGCCGCCTTGAAGAG gcccTTCGGTGGTGTGACGAGGGCGCCTATCTTCTGGCGAGTCAGATGGTGGACAAGTTCCAAACCAGAGAGGGAGCGCAGGAGGCACTGCAGTACCTGAGCTTCCACCAGGAGAGGGCGCCGTCCTCCCTGAAAAACAGCCAGGACATTCTGAGCCTTGAGTTTGAAGCCATACTCACCCCACAGCTGCAG tCCCAAATTTCCATTGTTACAGAGAAGCTGAACTCAATGCAGTCCATGATAAGAAACAGAGAGCAGTGTCTGAAAAAGTTGGCGGATGTACAAGTCAGACCGATTCAGTTGGTGGCCCCGAGGCCTGAACCCGACCCCACCTTGCAGCGCTGCAAGTCACCCCTCTTCTCCCCCAAACATG GTGTAGACTTTAATGTCCTAAATTCCAAGTTCTCCTTTGACCTGCTACCTGGCAAAAGAGCCGCAAGGAGGAACAACAGCCAACGCAAG ATTGAGGTAATGCATGACTTCCAAGGCAACTGCAGCTCTCTGTATGGATCCACCACTGAAACAGATTCAGAGGCAGAAGACAATCCAGAGCAGGTCACACG CCATATAATGAAGGAACTGATAGCTACAGAGAGGATCTATGTGGACGAGCTGCTCTCTGTCCTTTTG ggCTACAGGGCAGAAATGGAGGACCCATCCATGTCTAATCTTCTTCCTTCAGCTCTATGCAGCCAGAAGGATGTTCTGTTTGGCAACATGCCAGAGATTTACCAGTTCCACAGCag GATTTTCCTCCAGGATCTGCAGGGTTGCTTGGAGACACCAGAGAGGGTGGGGACTTGCTTCCTGCAACGG aaaaaGAAGTTCCAGGTGTATGAGCGTTACTGCCAAAACAAGCCTAGCTCTGAGTTGCTATGGAGACAGTGCTCTGATTTGCCTTTCTTTCAG GAGTGCCAGAATAAGCTGGACCACAAGCTGGGTCTGAACTCTTATCTCCTGAAACCAGTCCAACGCCTCACCAAGTACCAGCTGCTACTCAAG GAGCTGTTGAAGCACTGCACAGAGGAGCGATACCGACATGAACTCCAAGAGGCTCTCAACTCCatgctggagctgctgaagtCTGTCAACGACTCCATGCATCAGATAGCCATCACTGGATATCAG GGTGACCTCAGTCAGCTGGGCCGAGTGGTGTTGCAGGGAGGCTTCAGCGTGTGGATCAGCCATAAGAGGGCAGCGGTGCGCATGAAGGAGCTGGCCAGGTTCAAACCCATGCAGAGACATCTCTTTCTCTATGACCTCGCCCTGCTCTTCTGCAAACGCAGAGATGATGACACTCACGACAGGACGCCCTTCTACAGCTTCAAATCCTGTCTCAGa ATGAGTGCAGTGGGAATCACAGAAAATGTGAAAGGAGATGTGAAGAAATTTGAAATCTGGTACAGTGGCAGAGAAGTAGTGTACATAGTTCAG GCTCCAACACTGGAGATCAAAGTTGCCTGGCTGACAGAGATTCGTAAAATTCTTACCAACCAGAAGAAAATGCGCAGAG ACAACCCTCCTTCTGACAG TGCatcagagatgtgtgtgtcGTGGGGCGGAGCGTCGGTGCGAGGCTGCTCAGCGTGTCTAACTGTTCCTCACAGCTCCTCTGCTACAAGCCACTCCCATGTGCATCAATGGGAGGAGTCAATACAAActagccccgcccactctgaACCAGTGGTTAACTCACCTCGACGCA CTTGGCCGGTTTCTGCACACTCCGTGGCGATCTGTGAGGGCCTGGAGGACTGGGGTGCAGCTACAGACCTTTCCAACATATCTGACTCAGACGAGGAGGATCAGCCCGCCCCCCTG GTGGCGGGCAGGTACAGGGTCATGGTAGAGAGCAGCATGGCCAGCACGGATGATATAGTCTTTAACTGCGGGGATGTCATCCAGCTGCTGCATGAAGAATTGTCGGGAATGTG GATGGTAAAGAATATAAGTCGTGGAGAAGAAGGGCGTGTTCTATCTGAAGACCTGCATAGGATTCTGGGAGAAACATGCTAA
- the LOC117955636 gene encoding proto-oncogene DBL isoform X4, with amino-acid sequence MAESNPLRGFPRLRRAATSFPEKLHLVLVLHPSGLFSSAPSPSSSTDLGFRFSQDDFLLKMPVVMLRSVGDLLRYIDENHLTSDFTAKVEYCQSDWIVLRTAIETFAVTVKEIAQLLQGFGSELSESELPDEASAIEFLLHSHTHRYRQMKDDIRSVLKEGRLLLSNLETVKASKRNVEEERDLKSDLDTVQRLLTQLRDMEEAFDGFFEKHHLKMQQYLQLLHYEMSFHQMEEVLERITNQEMDIASVGTTVVQTEQLLSDLAVLDTHAQEEMARAQVVVLHGHQLATNHHYALALIIQRCNELRHHCDIITTSIRTKRASLTRARDLLRRLEEALRWCDEGAYLLASQMVDKFQTREGAQEALQYLSFHQERAPSSLKNSQDILSLEFEAILTPQLQSQISIVTEKLNSMQSMIRNREQCLKKLADVQVRPIQLVAPRPEPDPTLQRCKSPLFSPKHGVDFNVLNSKFSFDLLPGKRAARRNNSQRKIEVMHDFQGNCSSLYGSTTETDSEAEDNPEQVTRHIMKELIATERIYVDELLSVLLGYRAEMEDPSMSNLLPSALCSQKDVLFGNMPEIYQFHSRIFLQDLQGCLETPERVGTCFLQRKKKFQVYERYCQNKPSSELLWRQCSDLPFFQECQNKLDHKLGLNSYLLKPVQRLTKYQLLLKELLKHCTEERYRHELQEALNSMLELLKSVNDSMHQIAITGYQGDLSQLGRVVLQGGFSVWISHKRAAVRMKELARFKPMQRHLFLYDLALLFCKRRDDDTHDRTPFYSFKSCLRMSAVGITENVKGDVKKFEIWYSGREVVYIVQAPTLEIKVAWLTEIRKILTNQKKMRRDNPPSDSSSATSHSHVHQWEESIQTSPAHSEPVVNSPRRTWPVSAHSVAICEGLEDWGAATDLSNISDSDEEDQPAPLVAGRYRVMVESSMASTDDIVFNCGDVIQLLHEELSGMWMVKNISRGEEGRVLSEDLHRILGETC; translated from the exons ATGGCCGAGTCCAACCCGCTGCGGGGCTTCCCCCGTCTGCGCAGGGCCGCG ACATCATTTCCAGAAAAACTGCATTTGGTCTTGGTTCTCCACCCCTCCGGCTTGTTTAGCTCTGCCCCGAGTCCGTCTTCCAGCACTGACCTGGGCTTCCGCTTCAGCCAGGATGACTTCCTGTTAAAGATGCCG GTGGTGATGCTGCGTTCAGTTGGTGACCTGCTGCGCTACATCGATGAAAACCACCTGACATCAGACTTCACTGCAAAAGTGGAGTACTGCCAAAGTGACTGGATCGTCCTCCGCACG gcaaTTGAGACCTTTGCAGTGACAGTGAAGGAGATCGCCCAGCTGCTGCAAGGCTTTGGATCAGAGCTATCTGAGAGCGAACTTCCGGATGAAGCTAGTGCCATTGAGTTCCtgctgcactcacacacacaccgataCAGACAGATGAAG gaTGATATCCGGAGCGTGCTGAAAGAAGGACGGCTGCTGCTGTCCAACCTGGAGACTGTCAAGGCCTCTAAGAGAAAtgtagaggaggagagggaccTAAAGTCAGACCTGGACACTGTTCAGAG gctCCTGACTCAGCTCAGAGACATGGAGGAGGCGTTTGATGGCTTCTTTGAGAAACACCACCTGAAGATGCAGCAATACCTCCAGCTGCTGCATTATGAAATGAGTTTCCATCAG atGGAAGAGGTACTGGAGAGGATCACTAACCAGGAGATGGACATTGCCTCTGTGGGAACCACGGTGGTGCAGACGGAACAGCTGTTGTCGGACCTGGCCGTGCTGgacacacacgctcag GAGGAGATGGCTCGTGCCCAGGTGGTTGTCCTCCATGGCCACCAGTTGGCCACCAACCATCATTACGCCCTGGCGCTCATCATCCAACGCTGCAATGAGCTGCGtcatcactgtgacatcatcaccacGTCCATACGCACCAAGCGGGCCTCCCTTACCCGAGCACGTGACCTGCTGCGCCGCCTTGAAGAG gcccTTCGGTGGTGTGACGAGGGCGCCTATCTTCTGGCGAGTCAGATGGTGGACAAGTTCCAAACCAGAGAGGGAGCGCAGGAGGCACTGCAGTACCTGAGCTTCCACCAGGAGAGGGCGCCGTCCTCCCTGAAAAACAGCCAGGACATTCTGAGCCTTGAGTTTGAAGCCATACTCACCCCACAGCTGCAG tCCCAAATTTCCATTGTTACAGAGAAGCTGAACTCAATGCAGTCCATGATAAGAAACAGAGAGCAGTGTCTGAAAAAGTTGGCGGATGTACAAGTCAGACCGATTCAGTTGGTGGCCCCGAGGCCTGAACCCGACCCCACCTTGCAGCGCTGCAAGTCACCCCTCTTCTCCCCCAAACATG GTGTAGACTTTAATGTCCTAAATTCCAAGTTCTCCTTTGACCTGCTACCTGGCAAAAGAGCCGCAAGGAGGAACAACAGCCAACGCAAG ATTGAGGTAATGCATGACTTCCAAGGCAACTGCAGCTCTCTGTATGGATCCACCACTGAAACAGATTCAGAGGCAGAAGACAATCCAGAGCAGGTCACACG CCATATAATGAAGGAACTGATAGCTACAGAGAGGATCTATGTGGACGAGCTGCTCTCTGTCCTTTTG ggCTACAGGGCAGAAATGGAGGACCCATCCATGTCTAATCTTCTTCCTTCAGCTCTATGCAGCCAGAAGGATGTTCTGTTTGGCAACATGCCAGAGATTTACCAGTTCCACAGCag GATTTTCCTCCAGGATCTGCAGGGTTGCTTGGAGACACCAGAGAGGGTGGGGACTTGCTTCCTGCAACGG aaaaaGAAGTTCCAGGTGTATGAGCGTTACTGCCAAAACAAGCCTAGCTCTGAGTTGCTATGGAGACAGTGCTCTGATTTGCCTTTCTTTCAG GAGTGCCAGAATAAGCTGGACCACAAGCTGGGTCTGAACTCTTATCTCCTGAAACCAGTCCAACGCCTCACCAAGTACCAGCTGCTACTCAAG GAGCTGTTGAAGCACTGCACAGAGGAGCGATACCGACATGAACTCCAAGAGGCTCTCAACTCCatgctggagctgctgaagtCTGTCAACGACTCCATGCATCAGATAGCCATCACTGGATATCAG GGTGACCTCAGTCAGCTGGGCCGAGTGGTGTTGCAGGGAGGCTTCAGCGTGTGGATCAGCCATAAGAGGGCAGCGGTGCGCATGAAGGAGCTGGCCAGGTTCAAACCCATGCAGAGACATCTCTTTCTCTATGACCTCGCCCTGCTCTTCTGCAAACGCAGAGATGATGACACTCACGACAGGACGCCCTTCTACAGCTTCAAATCCTGTCTCAGa ATGAGTGCAGTGGGAATCACAGAAAATGTGAAAGGAGATGTGAAGAAATTTGAAATCTGGTACAGTGGCAGAGAAGTAGTGTACATAGTTCAG GCTCCAACACTGGAGATCAAAGTTGCCTGGCTGACAGAGATTCGTAAAATTCTTACCAACCAGAAGAAAATGCGCAGAG ACAACCCTCCTTCTGACAG CTCCTCTGCTACAAGCCACTCCCATGTGCATCAATGGGAGGAGTCAATACAAActagccccgcccactctgaACCAGTGGTTAACTCACCTCGACGCA CTTGGCCGGTTTCTGCACACTCCGTGGCGATCTGTGAGGGCCTGGAGGACTGGGGTGCAGCTACAGACCTTTCCAACATATCTGACTCAGACGAGGAGGATCAGCCCGCCCCCCTG GTGGCGGGCAGGTACAGGGTCATGGTAGAGAGCAGCATGGCCAGCACGGATGATATAGTCTTTAACTGCGGGGATGTCATCCAGCTGCTGCATGAAGAATTGTCGGGAATGTG GATGGTAAAGAATATAAGTCGTGGAGAAGAAGGGCGTGTTCTATCTGAAGACCTGCATAGGATTCTGGGAGAAACATGCTAA
- the LOC117955636 gene encoding proto-oncogene DBL isoform X3: MAESNPLRGFPRLRRAATSFPEKLHLVLVLHPSGLFSSAPSPSSSTDLGFRFSQDDFLLKMPVVMLRSVGDLLRYIDENHLTSDFTAKVEYCQSDWIVLRTAIETFAVTVKEIAQLLQGFGSELSESELPDEASAIEFLLHSHTHRYRQMKDDIRSVLKEGRLLLSNLETVKASKRNVEEERDLKSDLDTVQRLLTQLRDMEEAFDGFFEKHHLKMQQYLQLLHYEMSFHQMEEVLERITNQEMDIASVGTTVVQTEQLLSDLAVLDTHAQEEMARAQVVVLHGHQLATNHHYALALIIQRCNELRHHCDIITTSIRTKRASLTRARDLLRRLEEALRWCDEGAYLLASQMVDKFQTREGAQEALQYLSFHQERAPSSLKNSQDILSLEFEAILTPQLQSQISIVTEKLNSMQSMIRNREQCLKKLADVQVRPIQLVAPRPEPDPTLQRCKSPLFSPKHGVDFNVLNSKFSFDLLPGKRAARRNNSQRKIEVMHDFQGNCSSLYGSTTETDSEAEDNPEQVTRHIMKELIATERIYVDELLSVLLGYRAEMEDPSMSNLLPSALCSQKDVLFGNMPEIYQFHSRIFLQDLQGCLETPERVGTCFLQRKKKFQVYERYCQNKPSSELLWRQCSDLPFFQECQNKLDHKLGLNSYLLKPVQRLTKYQLLLKELLKHCTEERYRHELQEALNSMLELLKSVNDSMHQIAITGYQGDLSQLGRVVLQGGFSVWISHKRAAVRMKELARFKPMQRHLFLYDLALLFCKRRDDDTHDRTPFYSFKSCLRMSAVGITENVKGDVKKFEIWYSGREVVYIVQAPTLEIKVAWLTEIRKILTNQKKMRRDETPLSDNPPSDSSSATSHSHVHQWEESIQTSPAHSEPVVNSPRRTWPVSAHSVAICEGLEDWGAATDLSNISDSDEEDQPAPLVAGRYRVMVESSMASTDDIVFNCGDVIQLLHEELSGMWMVKNISRGEEGRVLSEDLHRILGETC, encoded by the exons ATGGCCGAGTCCAACCCGCTGCGGGGCTTCCCCCGTCTGCGCAGGGCCGCG ACATCATTTCCAGAAAAACTGCATTTGGTCTTGGTTCTCCACCCCTCCGGCTTGTTTAGCTCTGCCCCGAGTCCGTCTTCCAGCACTGACCTGGGCTTCCGCTTCAGCCAGGATGACTTCCTGTTAAAGATGCCG GTGGTGATGCTGCGTTCAGTTGGTGACCTGCTGCGCTACATCGATGAAAACCACCTGACATCAGACTTCACTGCAAAAGTGGAGTACTGCCAAAGTGACTGGATCGTCCTCCGCACG gcaaTTGAGACCTTTGCAGTGACAGTGAAGGAGATCGCCCAGCTGCTGCAAGGCTTTGGATCAGAGCTATCTGAGAGCGAACTTCCGGATGAAGCTAGTGCCATTGAGTTCCtgctgcactcacacacacaccgataCAGACAGATGAAG gaTGATATCCGGAGCGTGCTGAAAGAAGGACGGCTGCTGCTGTCCAACCTGGAGACTGTCAAGGCCTCTAAGAGAAAtgtagaggaggagagggaccTAAAGTCAGACCTGGACACTGTTCAGAG gctCCTGACTCAGCTCAGAGACATGGAGGAGGCGTTTGATGGCTTCTTTGAGAAACACCACCTGAAGATGCAGCAATACCTCCAGCTGCTGCATTATGAAATGAGTTTCCATCAG atGGAAGAGGTACTGGAGAGGATCACTAACCAGGAGATGGACATTGCCTCTGTGGGAACCACGGTGGTGCAGACGGAACAGCTGTTGTCGGACCTGGCCGTGCTGgacacacacgctcag GAGGAGATGGCTCGTGCCCAGGTGGTTGTCCTCCATGGCCACCAGTTGGCCACCAACCATCATTACGCCCTGGCGCTCATCATCCAACGCTGCAATGAGCTGCGtcatcactgtgacatcatcaccacGTCCATACGCACCAAGCGGGCCTCCCTTACCCGAGCACGTGACCTGCTGCGCCGCCTTGAAGAG gcccTTCGGTGGTGTGACGAGGGCGCCTATCTTCTGGCGAGTCAGATGGTGGACAAGTTCCAAACCAGAGAGGGAGCGCAGGAGGCACTGCAGTACCTGAGCTTCCACCAGGAGAGGGCGCCGTCCTCCCTGAAAAACAGCCAGGACATTCTGAGCCTTGAGTTTGAAGCCATACTCACCCCACAGCTGCAG tCCCAAATTTCCATTGTTACAGAGAAGCTGAACTCAATGCAGTCCATGATAAGAAACAGAGAGCAGTGTCTGAAAAAGTTGGCGGATGTACAAGTCAGACCGATTCAGTTGGTGGCCCCGAGGCCTGAACCCGACCCCACCTTGCAGCGCTGCAAGTCACCCCTCTTCTCCCCCAAACATG GTGTAGACTTTAATGTCCTAAATTCCAAGTTCTCCTTTGACCTGCTACCTGGCAAAAGAGCCGCAAGGAGGAACAACAGCCAACGCAAG ATTGAGGTAATGCATGACTTCCAAGGCAACTGCAGCTCTCTGTATGGATCCACCACTGAAACAGATTCAGAGGCAGAAGACAATCCAGAGCAGGTCACACG CCATATAATGAAGGAACTGATAGCTACAGAGAGGATCTATGTGGACGAGCTGCTCTCTGTCCTTTTG ggCTACAGGGCAGAAATGGAGGACCCATCCATGTCTAATCTTCTTCCTTCAGCTCTATGCAGCCAGAAGGATGTTCTGTTTGGCAACATGCCAGAGATTTACCAGTTCCACAGCag GATTTTCCTCCAGGATCTGCAGGGTTGCTTGGAGACACCAGAGAGGGTGGGGACTTGCTTCCTGCAACGG aaaaaGAAGTTCCAGGTGTATGAGCGTTACTGCCAAAACAAGCCTAGCTCTGAGTTGCTATGGAGACAGTGCTCTGATTTGCCTTTCTTTCAG GAGTGCCAGAATAAGCTGGACCACAAGCTGGGTCTGAACTCTTATCTCCTGAAACCAGTCCAACGCCTCACCAAGTACCAGCTGCTACTCAAG GAGCTGTTGAAGCACTGCACAGAGGAGCGATACCGACATGAACTCCAAGAGGCTCTCAACTCCatgctggagctgctgaagtCTGTCAACGACTCCATGCATCAGATAGCCATCACTGGATATCAG GGTGACCTCAGTCAGCTGGGCCGAGTGGTGTTGCAGGGAGGCTTCAGCGTGTGGATCAGCCATAAGAGGGCAGCGGTGCGCATGAAGGAGCTGGCCAGGTTCAAACCCATGCAGAGACATCTCTTTCTCTATGACCTCGCCCTGCTCTTCTGCAAACGCAGAGATGATGACACTCACGACAGGACGCCCTTCTACAGCTTCAAATCCTGTCTCAGa ATGAGTGCAGTGGGAATCACAGAAAATGTGAAAGGAGATGTGAAGAAATTTGAAATCTGGTACAGTGGCAGAGAAGTAGTGTACATAGTTCAG GCTCCAACACTGGAGATCAAAGTTGCCTGGCTGACAGAGATTCGTAAAATTCTTACCAACCAGAAGAAAATGCGCAGAG ATGAGACTCCTCTTTCAGACAACCCTCCTTCTGACAG CTCCTCTGCTACAAGCCACTCCCATGTGCATCAATGGGAGGAGTCAATACAAActagccccgcccactctgaACCAGTGGTTAACTCACCTCGACGCA CTTGGCCGGTTTCTGCACACTCCGTGGCGATCTGTGAGGGCCTGGAGGACTGGGGTGCAGCTACAGACCTTTCCAACATATCTGACTCAGACGAGGAGGATCAGCCCGCCCCCCTG GTGGCGGGCAGGTACAGGGTCATGGTAGAGAGCAGCATGGCCAGCACGGATGATATAGTCTTTAACTGCGGGGATGTCATCCAGCTGCTGCATGAAGAATTGTCGGGAATGTG GATGGTAAAGAATATAAGTCGTGGAGAAGAAGGGCGTGTTCTATCTGAAGACCTGCATAGGATTCTGGGAGAAACATGCTAA